A window of Ipomoea triloba cultivar NCNSP0323 chromosome 2, ASM357664v1 contains these coding sequences:
- the LOC116009849 gene encoding thioredoxin-like 3-3 yields the protein MEQNGKEHKENPRSTQPGNLVIAAGDDNLKDIFHQIRTSKTPAVINYGASWCGVCSQMLPAFSELSNKFSKLSFVYADIDACPETTLNIRYTPTFHFYRDGERVDEMFGAGEERLHDRLWLHS from the exons ATGGAGCAGAATGGCAAAGAACACAAGGAAAATCCACGCAGTACTCAACCTGGAAACCTTGTTATAGCCGCCGGTGATGATAACCTAAAGGACATCTTTCACCAAATCAGAACTTCCAAAACCCCA GCCGTTATTAACTATGGCGCATCTTG GTGTGGTGTTTGCAGCCAGATGCTTCCCGCATTCTCTGAGTTGAGTAACAAGTTCTCTAAACTCTCGTTCGTGTATGCTGATATCGATGCTTGTCCAGAGACTACTCTGAACATCCGGTACACGCCAACTTTTCATTTCTATCGAGATGGCGAGAGGGTTGATGAGATGTTCGGTGCAGGAGAAGAGAGACTGCATGACAGGCTATGGTTGCACTCTTAG